In the Dictyostelium discoideum AX4 chromosome 6 chromosome, whole genome shotgun sequence genome, tcccatataaaaatattttaaattacaaaaagtGCACAAATTTGAATGGTTTtcacaataaaaataaaaaaaaaattgaaaaaaaaattatttttaaaaaaaataaaatataaaaaataaaaaataaaaaaaaaaaataaaaaaaattaaaaaaaaaatgaaaaagttaaaaattgagaaaaataatttatttcgGTCATTTTCGAATTTGAAATGGAATCAGTAGAAACCACCACTCCCTCTAATTCAGAGATAAAATCTGTTGAAACTATTGTAGAGGAACAAAAAGTAAATGAAACCAATACAACATTAAACGCAGAAGTTGTTGAAACACCAACAAAAACTgaagaaaaatcaaaaaccgAAATAaccaatgaaaataaagaaagaaGTAGAGGATTAGAAGCTAAAATTAAACCAGAATTTGTTttaccttttaaaaaaattgaaaaagttgaAGTTGATAAAGCtgctaaaaaaaaagaatttagaaATCAATTAAGAGAATCAATGAATGATAAagtaagtaaaaaataataaaaaaataataataatatataatatataataataatatatcataatataattttaatatttattttttttaaaaaaaaaaaaaaaaaaaaaaaaaaaaaaaagttatgtCCAAAGATTAGTAAAGGATTAGTAtgtgaatttaatgaaacaTGTAAATTTAGTCATGAtgttgaaaaatatttagcaagtaaaccaaaatcaattggAATTTGTCAAAACTTTCAAACCTATGGAGAATGTAAATATGGATTAAATTGTTACTTTGGAGAATGTCATATCGTTGATAATAAAACCATTGTAAACAAAGAATTAATTGGTAAAGTTGAACCagtaaaaactttaaatgaagtttcaaatgaaattcaaattcaattaaaaactaataattatCCATTCCCAAAGagtgaaatttattttaatgaaaatggtatTTCTGTTAGACAAATTAAAggtagaaataataataataataaaaataataataaacaaaatgataataaaagaaaagaaaatgaaaaagatgatgatgatgataaattaaataaaaaaattaagttagaaaatgaaaatactacaacaacaactactactactactactacaacaactgAAACAACAgaaaaaacagaaaaaacagaaaaaacagaaaaaacAGAAACAAcagaaacaaaaaaagaagaatttaAACAAAGCAATGAAAATACAGAAATTGATATAATGACACCATTAAAAGCAAATGAGaagaaaagaattaattttgaaaatcaattaattttagcaCCATTAACAACAGTTGGTAATTTACCATTTAGAAGAATTTGTAAGAGATTAGGTGCAGATATTACAATTGGTGAGATGGCATTAACAACCAAATTATTGGAAGGTACAAAATCAGAATTAGCATTATTAAAGAGACATCCATGTGAAGATAAATTTGGTGTTCAAATTTGTGGATCCTATGTTGACGCAGCTGTTAAATGTGCAGAGTTTATTGAGAATGAAATCGATGCTGATTTCGTTGATATTAATTCAGGTTGTCCAATTGATTTAGTTTGTAATATGGGTGCAGGTGCAGCATTAATGGAGAGACCTAAAAAGGTTGAACAATTGCTTAGAGGTATTTCAAGTAGTTTGTCATGTCCAACcacaattaaaataagaaTTGGTAAATCAGAGGATGCCCCAACCGCTCATAAATTAATTCCATCACTTGGTGAATGGGGTGCTTGTGCAGTCACTTTACATGGTCGTAGTAGAGCACAAAGATAT is a window encoding:
- the dus3l gene encoding CCCH-type zinc finger-containing protein — encoded protein: MESVETTTPSNSEIKSVETIVEEQKVNETNTTLNAEVVETPTKTEEKSKTEITNENKERSRGLEAKIKPEFVLPFKKIEKVEVDKAAKKKEFRNQLRESMNDKLCPKISKGLVCEFNETCKFSHDVEKYLASKPKSIGICQNFQTYGECKYGLNCYFGECHIVDNKTIVNKELIGKVEPVKTLNEVSNEIQIQLKTNNYPFPKSEIYFNENGISVRQIKGRNNNNNKNNNKQNDNKRKENEKDDDDDKLNKKIKLENENTTTTTTTTTTTTTETTEKTEKTEKTEKTETTETKKEEFKQSNENTEIDIMTPLKANEKKRINFENQLILAPLTTVGNLPFRRICKRLGADITIGEMALTTKLLEGTKSELALLKRHPCEDKFGVQICGSYVDAAVKCAEFIENEIDADFVDINSGCPIDLVCNMGAGAALMERPKKVEQLLRGISSSLSCPTTIKIRIGKSEDAPTAHKLIPSLGEWGACAVTLHGRSRAQRYSRLANWDYVKQCSEVSSIPLIGNGDIYNYQDVVNIYDSSKVSSIMIARGALIKPWIFTEIKEKREWDISASERLDFIRDFANYGLDHWGSDRIGVDNTRKFLLNWLSFSHRYIPVGLLDKVHYMNERPPAYFGRSDLETLLASTQVKDWIKITEMFLGPVTSDYSFVPKHNSNSYESQG